Below is a window of Nocardioides sp. S-1144 DNA.
TGAGCTTGGCTCGTTGAGCACCTCCGGCCCCGCGGGGCCTCCCGCGCCCGGCGTCCCGGTCTGCTACCGGCACGCCGGGCGTGAGGCGCACATCCGCTGCCAGCGGTGTGACCGCCCGATCTGCCCCGACTGCATGCGCGACGCGGCCGTCGGGTTCCAGTGCCCCACGTGCATCTCCGAGGGCGCCCGCAGCACCCGGCAGGGCCAGGGCGCCTACGGCGGCGCCCGCTCGGCCAACCCGGCCCTGACCTCCATGGTCCTGATCGGTCTGAACGCCGCCGTCTGGCTGGCGATCGTGGTCACCGGGTGGTCGCAGAGCCCGCTCCTGGGCCGCCTGGCCATCTCGGCGCGCGGCATCTGCGAGTCGGTCGCCGACCCCGCGTCGTACTGGCGCGGCGTGGAGTCGGCCGCCTCGTGCGCGATGGTGGGGAACGGCGACGGCAGCTGGGTGCCCGGCGTCGCCGACGGCGCCTACTGGCAGCTCGTCACCAGCAT
It encodes the following:
- a CDS encoding rhomboid family intramembrane serine protease gives rise to the protein MSTSGPAGPPAPGVPVCYRHAGREAHIRCQRCDRPICPDCMRDAAVGFQCPTCISEGARSTRQGQGAYGGARSANPALTSMVLIGLNAAVWLAIVVTGWSQSPLLGRLAISARGICESVADPASYWRGVESAASCAMVGNGDGSWVPGVADGAYWQLVTSMFTHEQIWHIGANMLSLYVLGPQLEAALGRVRFLAVYLLSGLSGSVAVYWLSGTEGYTLGASTAIFGLFGAFAVIVHKVGGDLRSIGGLLLVNVVITFLPGLNISWQGHLGGLVGGVLVTAALVHAPRGPRRAVVQWCLLFAFTALLALAVIARSAALA